A window from Synergistaceae bacterium DZ-S4 encodes these proteins:
- a CDS encoding Lrp/AsnC family transcriptional regulator produces the protein MLTGKLLDDIGIQILKILQEDGRISFNELGRRVGLSSPAVAERVRRMEDAGIITGYKAVVDQSKVGYPIMAYIRLAIPVALLNQSDELARAIPEVLECHHLTGSDGVILKVVVSSVGHLEDVISQMGSCGMTTTAIVLSSPVLGRSIDPVKPTNNSH, from the coding sequence ATGTTAACCGGCAAATTGCTAGATGACATCGGAATACAGATACTGAAAATACTTCAGGAAGATGGAAGAATTTCATTCAATGAGCTGGGCAGAAGAGTCGGTCTCTCGTCCCCTGCGGTTGCGGAAAGGGTCCGCCGCATGGAGGATGCCGGGATAATCACAGGTTATAAGGCTGTCGTGGACCAGTCAAAAGTCGGATATCCGATAATGGCATATATCCGCCTTGCCATCCCTGTCGCGCTGCTCAACCAGTCGGATGAGCTTGCCAGGGCGATACCGGAGGTCCTTGAATGCCACCACCTTACAGGAAGCGACGGAGTAATCCTCAAAGTCGTAGTATCTTCGGTGGGGCATCTCGAAGACGTCATAAGCCAGATGGGAAGCTGCGGAATGACTACCACGGCGATAGTCCTTTCATCACCTGTACTCGGAAGGTCGATAGACCCGGTAAAACCGACAAACAACAGCCATTGA